In the Solanum pennellii chromosome 5, SPENNV200 genome, one interval contains:
- the LOC107020954 gene encoding LMBR1 domain-containing protein 2 homolog A, translating to MWVFYLISLPLTLGMVIWTLKYFSGPEVPRYVFFTVGYTWFCSISIIILVPADIWTTIVGSDNGGISFFWSWSYWSTFLLTWLVVPLIQGFEDAGDFTLVERLKTSIHANLVFYAILGIVGLLGLILLITMRKSWDGNALGFAMACSNTFGLVTGAFLLGFGMSEIPKSMWKNADWTTRQKVLSHKIAKMAVKLDDAHQELSNAIVVSQATSKQMSKRDPLRRYMDVIDNMLVQMFREDPSFKPQGGQLGEDDMDYDTDDKSMAKLRRNLRIAREEYYRYKSEYLTYVTEALELEDTIKNYEQRNATGWKFVSTLRSERAGTLGSFFDTTELIWRCVLRKQLEKVSAVILGCMSVAILLAEATLLPRGVDLSLFSILIKSVGDQEVLVQVFAFLPLMYMCVCTYYSLFKAGMYMFYSLTPRQTSSVSLLMICSMIARYAPPISYNFLNLISLGENKKTVFEKRMGTVDKAVPFFGQGFNKIYPLIMVLYTLLVASNFFDWIIRFFGNWKIFRFQSETDDMDGFDPSGLLILQKERSWLEQGRKLGEHVLPLARNFNNMTVDLESDGNTIHTNDFESNAFMESRKDRGSSSRPLKDESRRYSGSKEAISSKYAALREQGKLPSHVKPMEEDIGSTKVSLLDSASSQSGGAVAAPSGLAGRWASMKSGFQNFKTNIEAKRLIPLRQVGEFVPLRQTQDTNVSRASSSVSLDEIFQKLKRPATESENYGDDDDHERRPRR from the exons ATGTGGGTGTTTTATCTGATCTCATTGCCTTTAACCCTAGGCATGGTGATTTGGACTCTAAAGTACTTTTCTGGTCCAGAAGTGCCTCGTTACGTGTTCTTCACAGTTGGTTATACCTGGTTTTGCTCTATCTCCATTATTATCCTTGTGCCTGCCGATATTTGGACG ACAATAGTTGGGAGTGATAATGGAGGCATATCATTCTTTTGGAGCTGGTCATACTGGAGTACATTCCTACTCACATG GCTTGTTGTTCCCCTCATTCAAGGTTTTGAAGATGCTGGAGACTTTACACTTGTAGAGCGATTGAAGACTAGCATACACGCCAACTTGGTCTTCTATGCCATCTTGGGGATAGTCGGTCTTCTTGGACTTATTCTCCTCATTACTATGCGGAAAAGTTG GGATGGTAATGCACTGGGTTTTGCCATGGCATGCTCAAATACTTTTGGACTTGTAACTGGTGCTTTTCTTCTTGGTTTTGGTATGAGCGAAATTCCAAAGAGCATGTGGAAAAATGCCGATTGGACTACTCGTCAGAAGGTGCTTTCTCATAAAATTGCAAAAATGGCTGTGAAGCTTGATGATGCCCATCAAGAATTATCAAATGCTATTGTG GTTTCTCAGGCTACATCAAAGCAGATGTCCAAGCGTGATCCTTTGAGGCGTTATATGGATGTTATTGATAATATGTTAGTTCAAATG tTCAGGGAGGATCCATCTTTCAAACCACAAGGGGGTCAGTTGGGAGAAGATGACATGGATTATGATACAGATGATAAATCAATGGCAAAGCTTAGGCGTAATCTTCGTATAGCTCGAGAGGAGTACTATAGATACAAAAG TGAGTATTTGACATATGTAACTGAGGCTCTTGAACTGGAGGATACTATAAAGAATTATGAGCAGCGCAATGCAACTGGTTG GAAATTTGTTTCAACCTTGAGATCTGAAAGGGCTGGAACATTGGGTTCCTTCTTTGACACAACAG AATTAATCTGGCGATGTGTCCTGAGGAAGCAATTGGAGAAAGTCTCAGCTGTAATTCTTGGTTGCATGTCTGTTGCTATTCTATTAGCAGAAGCAACTCTTTTGCCAAGGGGGGTCGATTTGTCTCTATTTTCCATTCTTATAAAGTCTGTTGGAGATCAAGAGGTTCTTGTTCAG GTGTTTGCTTTTCTGCCacttatgtatatgtgtgtctGCACTTACTATTCGCTGTTCAAAGCTGGAATGTATATGTTTTACTCATTGACACCGAGACAAACAAGTTCTGTGAGCTTGTTAATGATTTGCTC GATGATTGCCCGTTATGCACCTCCAATTTCGTACAATTTCCTTAACCTTATCAGTCTAGGCGAAAACAAGAAAACCGTTTTTGAGAAG CGAATGGGAACTGTTGACAAGGCTGTTCCTTTCTTTGGTCAAGGATTCAACAAAATTTATCCACTTATTATGGTTTTATATACGTTGCTAGTGGCAAGCAATTTCTTTGATTGGATAATCAGATTTTTTGGGAACTGGAAGATATTTAGATTTCAGTCAGAGACAGATGATATGGATGGTTTTGATCCATCAGGGTTACTGATCTTGCAGAAAG AACGAAGCTGGCTTGAACAAGGACGCAAACTTGGTGAACATGTTTTGCCATTAGCAAGGAATTTCAACAATATGACAGTGGATCTGGAGTCTGATGGCAATACTATA CATACAAATGATTTTGAATCAAATGCATTCATGGAATCAAGAAAGGACCGAGGGAGTTCGTCAAGACCTTTGAAAGATGAGTCCCGTCGGTATTCAGGGAGCAAGGAAGCCATTAGCAGCAAATATGCTGCCTTGAGGGAACAGGGCAAGCTACCATCTCATGTGAAGCCAATGGAGGAGGATATAGGCTCTACCAAGGTCTCTTTACTTGATTCTGCCAGCTCTCAATCTGGCGGTGCAGTAGCAGCTCCATCAGGTTTGGCTGGTAGATGGGCATCAATGAAATCAGGTTTCCAGAatttcaaaacaaacattgAAGCAAAAAGGTTAATTCCACTACGCCAAGTTGGTGAATTTGTTCCTTTACGTCAAACTCAGGATACAAACGTTTCTCGTGCCTCCTCATCCGTATCTCTTGATGAGATATTCCAGAAATTAAAACGGCCTGCTACGGAGAGTGAAAATTACGGTGATGATGACGATCATGAGAGAAGGCCCAGGAGGTGA
- the LOC107020528 gene encoding histone H3.3, producing the protein MARTKQTARKSTGGKAPRKQLATKAARKSAPTTGGVKKPHRYRPGTVALREIRKYQKSTELLIRKLPFQRLVREIAQDFKTDLRFQSHAVLALQEAAEAYLVGLFEDTNLCAIHAKRVTIMPKDIQLARRIRGERA; encoded by the exons ATGGCTCGTACCAAGCAAACTGCTCGTAAGTCTACAGGAGGAAAGGCTCCCAGGAAACAACTTGCCACTAAG GCTGCACGTAAGTCTGCTCCTACCACTGGTGGTGTGAAGAAGCCACACAGATACCGACCTGGTACTGTTGCTCTTCG TGAAATCCGTAAGTACCAAAAGAGTACTGAGCTCTTGATCAGGAAGCTTCCATTCCAGAGGCTTGTTCGTGAAATTGCCCAGGACTTCAAG ACTGATTTGCGTTTCCAGAGTCATGCGGTGCTTGCTCTGCAAGAGGCTGCTGAGGCCTACTTGGTGGGTCTCTTTGAGGACACTAACCTTTGTGCCATTCACGCCAAGCGTGTGACAATCATGCCAAAGGACATTCAGCTTGCCAGGCGAATTAGAGGCGAGCGTGCTTAG
- the LOC107020526 gene encoding WEB family protein At5g16730, chloroplastic-like, which translates to MGKFAEEEVRHMKEVAHEAQAMDILYNFKKRVHELEAEVAHRRLTESKIFDSLASQTREFELTKIELEESKVEISLLHEEIESLLASSEQNRWRCDGSCSGKIALEKELGCLRFELGLAKANLAMIQERERFASSKAKALSDEVHLVRNELKFATYAEEKSQKALDDLALALKEIAAEAYEAKEKLSASQLELEQVKDEAGQLKQMVRNAEARYQKLLNEAKKESELHRETADRLSRLEFDESRLAENETRYLTCIKKAEEEKKLAQDEAATLAVSLKAAERITRAAKREVYKLKGILKQAINEADAAKTAAGLARDENIQLKDSKAEKEESIRVLTQENERLEINEVAAQENVKKLKRLLSSSALKTEDREQEEEHYEDLHIKNTSSSVNLQQEQENLEAKIQDENLEMAKALKDTIFEINESPKSELHISKQVSHHRRASSFAFSDDTGTLETKDLSMSLSKSSSSLNTKDKEQEEELQVTKKLKLQQEQEDLKEKIQDKDPEKAETLERSIIESPKPEADPHTPEKVPHHRIDSSSSSSDDGGSLKTEDSISDRSPIRRKRTLFRKVGDLIRRKSFHKTIY; encoded by the coding sequence ATGGGAAAATTTGCGGAGGAGGAGGTTAGGCATATGAAAGAGGTAGCTCATGAAGCTCAGGCAATGGATATACTATACAATTTCAAGAAAAGGGTTCATGAACTAGAAGCTGAAGTAGCGCATAGACGATTAACAGAGTCTAAAATATTCGATTCATTGGCCTCACAGACAAGGGAATTTGAGCTAACTAAGATTGAACTTGAAGAATCCAAAGTTGAGATATCTTTACTTCATGAAGAGATTGAATCACTACTGGCTTCATCTGAGCAAAATCGCTGGCGTTGTGATGGTTCTTGTAGTGGAAAGATTGCTTTAGAGAAGGAACTTGGATGCCTTAGGTTTGAACTTGGATTAGCAAAGGCGAATTTAGCTATGATCCAAGAAAGAGAGAGGTTTGCTTCATCAAAAGCTAAGGCATTGAGTGATGAGGTACATTTGGTTAGAAATGAACTTAAATTTGCAACTTATGCAGAAGAAAAAAGCCAAAAGGCCTTGGATGATTTAGCGTTAGCGTTGAAAGAGATTGCTGCTGAAGCTTATGAGGCCAAGGAGAAACTAAGTGCTTCTCAATTAGAACTCGAACAAGTTAAAGATGAGGCAGGACAATTGAAACAAATGGTTAGAAACGCGGAGGCTAGATATCAAAAGCTTTTGAATGAGGCGAAAAAGGAAAGTGAACTACATAGAGAAACAGCAGACAGATTAAGCAGACTGGAGTTTGATGAGTCACGTTTGGCTGAAAATGAGACGAGGTACTTAACGTGTATAAAGAAAgctgaagaagaaaagaagctAGCTCAGGATGAGGCTGCTACACTCGCGGTGTCTCTTAAAGCAGCTGAGCGTATCACTAGAGCAGCAAAGAGAGAAGTTTACAAATTGAAGGGCATATTGAAGCAGGCTATAAATGAAGCAGACGCTGCAAAAACTGCAGCTGGCCTAGCTAGAGATGAAAACATTCAACTCAAGGATTCTAAAGCTGAAAAGGAGGAATCAATTCGTGTACTTACTCAAGAGAATGAACGACTTGAGATCAATGAAGTTGCAGCTCAAGAAAACGTCAAGAAGTTAAAAAGGTTGCTCTCTTCATCAGCACTCAAAACCGAAGATAGGGAGCAAGAAGAGGAGCATTATGAGGATCTCCATATCAAGAACACTTCCAGCAGTGTAAATCTGcaacaagaacaagaaaattTAGAAGCCAAAATCCAAGATGAGAATCTCGAAATGGCCAAGGCACTTAAGGAcacaatatttgaaataaatgaaTCACCAAAATCAGAGCTCCATATATCAAAACAAGTATCTCATCATCGGAGAGCATCCTCGTTTGCCTTCTCAGATGATACAGGAACACTAGAAACAAAAGACTTGAGCATGTCTTTGAGCAAATCTTCGTCATCACTCAACACCAAGGATAAGGAGCAAGAAGAGGAACTCCAAGTTACGAAAAAGCTCAAGTTGCAACAAGAACAAGAAGATTTGAAAGAGAAAATCCAAGATAAGGATCCTGAAAAGGCTGAAACACTTGAGAGGTCAATAATTGAATCACCAAAACCCGAGGCAGATCCCCATACACCAGAAAAGGTTCCTCATCACCGGATAGAttcctcttcttcctcctcaGATGATGGAGGATCACTAAAAACTGAAGATTCTATCAGTGATAGAAGTCCTATCAGGAGGAAAAGAACATTGTTTCGAAAAGTTGGTGATCTCATAAGGAGGAAAAGTTTTCATAAAACCATCTACTGA
- the LOC107020527 gene encoding prohibitin-3, mitochondrial-like, whose product MGSNQAALSFLKYLAVGAAGIGAGATALRSCLYTVDGGQRAVLFDRFKGIIDDVVGEGTHFLVPWVQKPFIFDIRTKPHTFSSFSGTKDLQMVHLTLRVLSRPEVSRLPKIFKTLGLEYDEKVLPSIGNEVLKSVVAQFNADQLLTERPQVSALVRETLIRRAKDFDIELDDVAITHLSYGAEFSTAVEKKQVAQQEAERSKFVVMKAEQERRAAIIRAEGESESAKLISDATAAAGMGLIELRRIEASREIASTLAKTPNVSYLPKQNMLLGLNAAR is encoded by the exons ATGGGTAGCAATCAAGCAGCATTATCGTTTCTCAAATATCTTGCAGTAGGCGCAGCGGGGATCGGTGCCGGAGCAACAGCTCTCAGGTCATGCCTGTACACTGTCGACGGCGGCCAACGAGCCGTACTTTTCGACCGCTTCAAAGGAATCATCGACGATGTAGTTGGTGAAGGGACTCATTTCTTAGTTCCATGGGTTCAAAAACCCTTCATCTTCGATATCCGCACAAAACCTCACACGTTCTCCTCTTTCTCCGGTACAAAAGATCTCCAGATGGTCCATCTTACCCTCCGTGTTCTCTCTCGCCCAGAAGTTTCACGTCTTCCAAAAATCTTCAAAACCCTGGGTCTCGAG TATGATGAGAAGGTCCTTCCTTCAATCGGCAATGAAGTTCTCAAATCTGTCGTGGCACAATTCAACGCGGATCAGCTTCTCACTGAGCGTCCACAGGTGTCTGCATTAGTTCGTGAGACTTTGATTCGTCGTGCAAAGGATTTCGACATTGAGCTTGATGATGTGGCGATAACACATTTATCATATGGTGCTGAATTCTCTACGGCTGTGGAAAAGAAGCAGGTTGCCCAGCAGGAGGCGGAGCGGTCAAAGTTTGTTGTGATGAAGGCTGAGCAAGAGCGGAGGGCAGCAATTATTAGAGCTGAAGGAGAAAGTGAGTCTGCTAAGTTGATTTCTGATGCAACTGCAGCTGCTGGTATGGGTTTGATTGAGCTTAGGAGGATCGAGGCTTCGAGGGAGATTGCTTCGACCTTAGCTAAGACTCCCAATGTGTCTTACTTGCCCAAACAGAACATGCTTCTGGGATTGAATGCAGCACGTTGA